ATGCTCGACGAACTCGGTGCGCAGCACGCGGTGCGGCACCCCGTCGACCTGCGTGGTGACGACCGTGTCGGTGACCGCGCGCTCCAAGTACGCGCGCTTCACGATGTCGGGAACGGTGCTCTCCTGCGTGAGGAGGAAGCGCGTACCCATCGCGACACCGCTCGCGCCGTACGCGAGCGCGGCGACCAGGCCGCGCCCGTCGAAGAAGCCGCCCGCCGCGATCACCGGCAGGTCGACCGCGTCGACGACCTGGGGGAGGAGCAACGTCGTGGGTACCGCGCCCGTGTGCCCGCCGCCCTCGCCGCCCTGCACGATCACCGCGTCGACGCCCCACTCCGCGACCTTCTCCGCGTGACGGCGTGCGCCGATCGACGGGACGACGACGAGGCCGTGATCCTTGAGCTTCTTGATCTGGTCGCGTCCGGGCGCGAGCGCGAACGACGCGACCTTCACGCCCTCCGTGATGAGGAGGTCGATGCGATCGCCCGCGTCCGGCGCGTCGGAGCGGAGGTTCACGCCGAACGGGCGGTCCGTACGTTCCTTCACCGCACGGATCGCGTCGCGCAGCTGGTCGAGCGTCATCGTCGCCGACGCGAGGATGCCGAGGCCGCCCGCCGCGCTCGTTGCCGAGGTGAGGCGCGCGCCGGCGACCCAACCCATGCCGGTCTGCACGATCGGGACGTCGGTACCGAAGAGCTGCGTCGCGCGCGTGCGCAACGCGGCGCTCGTCATGGCGTCACGAGGGGACTTCGCGCTCGCCCAAACCGAGCGGGTCGATCTCCTCGCGGATCAGGCGCAGCTCCTCGTCGGTCGGCAGGCGCGTCGTTTCGACCGACGACGGAGTCGCGAGCTCGAAGCCGGTTGCGGCGACGACGTCGTCGACCGTCACGCCCGGGTGCGTCGACACGAGCCGCATCGTGTGGTCCGGCGTCTCGAAGTCGAACACGCCGAGGTTGCTCACGACGCGCGGGAGGCGATGGAAGCGCGCCGCGGTCTCGCCGAGCTCGGCCGCGCGGTCGTAGCCGACCCCGCTCACGACGTCGACGTGCTCGACGAACACCTTCGGGGAGTGCTTCGGTATCCAGTAGCTCGTGCGATTGTTGATCGTGTTGCCCGGCGTGCCTCGGAACCCGAGCAGCTGCGCGGTCGGCCGGTCGGCCGGACCGATGTACGCGATGTTCTGGTTGCCGAATCGGTCGAGTTGCGTCGCGCCCATCAGGATGTGGCGCGGTCCGTTGAACACGACGTCGAACATCTTCCGGTACGGGTTCCAGCCCGACACGACCTTGGGCGGGTCGTCGACACCGAGCGGGAGGATGTTCTCGACGAGCATCGCCTCGCCGTCGGTCATCACGAGCAGCGGTTCGAACGTCGCCTTCGCGAGGCGGCCACCGATCGTGGGAATCGTGCCGATCGGGTTGGCGAGGATCTCGCCGTCGCCGCGCCACGCCTCCGCGCACGCGACCGCGCAGATCTCGGCCCGAGTCGCGGGTCCGGTCCGCGTCGTGTCCGTGCTCATGCGGCGTCGCCCTCGCTCGATCGAGACCAGGCATCGGCGCGGAGGCTCCGGCGCCGCTCGGGCTGTGCCTGGCTGCTCACGGCTTCACCGCGCGCTGGTAGTCGGCCTCGCTCACGTCGAGATACTTCGCCCGGAACGCGTCCCATGCATCCTCGGACTTCGCCGTCGCCGCGTACTCGCGCTGGAACGCCTCGTCGCGGTCGTAGTCGGGGAGGCACGACGTGAAGTGCGCGCCGCCCGGTGTCTCGGCGACGCCGTCGACCATGAGCCGATTGATCTGCAACGACTGCGCGGGGCCTTCCTTCAAGAAGTCGTCCGTGTCGACGATCTTCTCGACGGAGAGGAACCGGCGCTTGGCTGCGAGGCAGTAGAGGTCGTCGAAGTACGGGTCGATGCCGAGGTACTGGCCGGTGCCACCGCGGTCGCCGCGGTTCATGTGCACGAGCGCGACGTCGAGCTCGAGCGCGGGCATCGCGACGAGCTCCTCACCGTCGTCGTAGGGCGACTTCACCGTGCGGATGTCGGCGCCGAGTCGGAGGACATCGGTCCCGAGCCCGGCGCGCGTCGGCAGGAACGGCACCCGCCACGCCGCGGCCTGGAGCCCCAGCAGGAACATGCCTTCGTCGAGCTCGGTGGTCGTGACCTCGCCGGCCTGCCGCGCGGCGCGGAAGTGCGGCTCGAGCGGGATCGAGTCGAGCGACACGAACGAGTACACGACCTTGCGCACCTTGCCCGCGCGACAGAGCAGTCCGACATCGGGTCCGCCGTAGGTGACGAGCGTGAGGTCGCGCACCGGCGAGCGCAGCAGCGCGCGCACGAGCGCCATCGGCTTGCGACGCGAGCCCCAGCCGCCGATGCCGATCGTCATGCCGTCTCGGATCTCGCCGACGATCTCGTCGATCGTCATCCGCTTGTCCGGCGTCACGCGCGACCTCGTCGAAGAACGCTCGTCGAAGAACGGATCTGACGGTGCGTCAGAAGCCGGCTCAACGTAGGCTGCCGCCGCCCACGGGCGCCACTTGCGCGAACAAAGGAACTCCTCGGTGCCGAGCGCGGAGAGGGAAGCACCGGTCCCGCTGCCGGGACGGGTCGTCGTCGTCACCGGCGGGTGCCGCGGCGTCGGGTCGGGCATCTCGGCGCGCTTTCTCGAAGCCGGTGCCGAGGTGGTCGTGTGCTGCCGGCACGAGCCCGAGTCGTTGCCGCGTGTGGGCGCGCGCAGTGCGTCCTTCGTCGCCGCCGACGTGCGCGATCCCGAGCAGATCGACGCGGTGATCGCGGCGACGCTCGATCGCCACGGCCGCTTCGACGTGTTGGTGAACAACGCCGGCGGCTCGCCGCCGGCCGACACCGCGACCTCGTCGCCCCGTTTCTCCGAGGCGATCATCGCGTTGAACCTCACCGCGCCCCTCGTGTTCTCGCAGCGCGCGTTCGCGGTGATGAAGGACCAGCCCGACGGCGGCGTGATCGTGAACATCGCGAGCGTCAGCGGCATCCGGCCCTCGCCGCAGTCGGCTGCGTACGGCGCCGCGAAGGCCGGCTTGCTCAACCTCACGACGACGATGGCCGTCGACTTCGCGCCCACCGTGCGCGTGAACGCGGTCACCGCCGGACTCGTGGTGACCGAGCAGGCGCACCTCTTCTACGGCGACGACGACGGCATCGCGTCGGTCGGCGCGTCGATCCCGATCGGCCGCATGGCCGAGCCGGTCGACATCGCCGACGTGTGCATTTTCCTCGCGTCGCCGCTCGCCGCGTACGTCACGGGCGCGAACGTCGTGGTGCACGGCGGGGGCGAGAAGCCCGCGTACATGGCCGCGGCGCGCAACACGAGCTCGAGCGGCGAGCGAGCGCGGCCATCCGAGTCGGAGGGTGCGTCGTGAGCGGTCGGCTCGAGGGACGCGTCGCGCTGATCACCGGCGCGGCGTCGGGCATCGGTGCGGCAGTGGTGCAGCGATTCTCCGAGGAAGGCGCGACCGTCGTCGGGCTCGACCTGAACGCGGTGCCGCAGTCGGAGTGGTCGGCTCGGGGCGGGGCGCGATTCGTCGCCGCCGACGTGCGCGACGAGGACGCAGTGCGCGCCGCGGTGTCGTCCGTACTCCAGGAGCACGAGCAGCTCGACATCTGCGTGAACGTTGCGGGCGTCGAGAGCTTCGG
This genomic window from Acidimicrobiia bacterium contains:
- a CDS encoding nitronate monooxygenase — translated: MTSAALRTRATQLFGTDVPIVQTGMGWVAGARLTSATSAAGGLGILASATMTLDQLRDAIRAVKERTDRPFGVNLRSDAPDAGDRIDLLITEGVKVASFALAPGRDQIKKLKDHGLVVVPSIGARRHAEKVAEWGVDAVIVQGGEGGGHTGAVPTTLLLPQVVDAVDLPVIAAGGFFDGRGLVAALAYGASGVAMGTRFLLTQESTVPDIVKRAYLERAVTDTVVTTQVDGVPHRVLRTEFVEHLEHGGRATSVPRALKNALAFKKLSGTSWRALATEGLAMRKNQGLSWSQIVMAANTPMLLKAAMVDGRTDLGVMSSGQVVGVIDDLPPVAELIARIVSEAEAVLQRLEGAGA
- a CDS encoding CoA-transferase is translated as MSTDTTRTGPATRAEICAVACAEAWRGDGEILANPIGTIPTIGGRLAKATFEPLLVMTDGEAMLVENILPLGVDDPPKVVSGWNPYRKMFDVVFNGPRHILMGATQLDRFGNQNIAYIGPADRPTAQLLGFRGTPGNTINNRTSYWIPKHSPKVFVEHVDVVSGVGYDRAAELGETAARFHRLPRVVSNLGVFDFETPDHTMRLVSTHPGVTVDDVVAATGFELATPSSVETTRLPTDEELRLIREEIDPLGLGEREVPS
- a CDS encoding CoA-transferase encodes the protein MTIDEIVGEIRDGMTIGIGGWGSRRKPMALVRALLRSPVRDLTLVTYGGPDVGLLCRAGKVRKVVYSFVSLDSIPLEPHFRAARQAGEVTTTELDEGMFLLGLQAAAWRVPFLPTRAGLGTDVLRLGADIRTVKSPYDDGEELVAMPALELDVALVHMNRGDRGGTGQYLGIDPYFDDLYCLAAKRRFLSVEKIVDTDDFLKEGPAQSLQINRLMVDGVAETPGGAHFTSCLPDYDRDEAFQREYAATAKSEDAWDAFRAKYLDVSEADYQRAVKP
- a CDS encoding SDR family oxidoreductase, whose product is MPSAEREAPVPLPGRVVVVTGGCRGVGSGISARFLEAGAEVVVCCRHEPESLPRVGARSASFVAADVRDPEQIDAVIAATLDRHGRFDVLVNNAGGSPPADTATSSPRFSEAIIALNLTAPLVFSQRAFAVMKDQPDGGVIVNIASVSGIRPSPQSAAYGAAKAGLLNLTTTMAVDFAPTVRVNAVTAGLVVTEQAHLFYGDDDGIASVGASIPIGRMAEPVDIADVCIFLASPLAAYVTGANVVVHGGGEKPAYMAAARNTSSSGERARPSESEGAS